The following coding sequences lie in one Stenotrophomonas rhizophila genomic window:
- a CDS encoding bestrophin family protein: protein MIIRPRPHGWQLLYILRGSIVPAVAPKVLAILVLAIAVAAFAEVWHPPGIERVSVAPFTLLGLVLSIFLSFRNNACFERWWEGRKLWGQLVYESRSLARLCSALLADDAPRRDRICRLGIGFAHALAAKLRGGDAALAALPWVAEHDHARFGARLNAPDQLLAMIAADLAEPLRAGRLDPILYAQFETRLHAMSSIQAGCERILSTPLPFAYTLLLHRCAWMFCVLLPFGLASSLGWATPVVSAVLAYAFFGLDQLGEEMEEPFGLEPNDLPLDALVRTIEIDLLDSLGVDPLPAPLQPHRYLLQ from the coding sequence ATGATCATTCGTCCCCGCCCCCACGGCTGGCAATTGCTGTACATCCTGCGCGGCTCCATCGTTCCGGCGGTGGCGCCCAAGGTGCTGGCGATCCTGGTGCTGGCCATTGCCGTGGCCGCCTTCGCCGAGGTCTGGCACCCGCCGGGCATCGAACGCGTCTCGGTGGCGCCGTTCACCCTGCTCGGCCTGGTCCTGTCGATCTTTCTGAGCTTCCGCAACAACGCCTGCTTCGAGCGCTGGTGGGAAGGCCGCAAGTTGTGGGGCCAGCTGGTCTACGAATCGCGCAGCCTGGCGCGGCTGTGCAGCGCTTTGCTGGCAGACGACGCGCCGCGCCGGGATCGCATCTGCCGGCTCGGGATCGGGTTTGCCCATGCGCTGGCGGCCAAGCTGCGCGGCGGTGACGCCGCGTTGGCCGCGCTGCCCTGGGTGGCCGAGCACGACCACGCCCGCTTCGGCGCGCGCCTCAACGCGCCCGACCAGCTGCTGGCGATGATCGCCGCCGACCTGGCCGAGCCGCTACGTGCCGGTCGCCTCGACCCGATCCTGTACGCCCAGTTCGAGACCCGCCTGCACGCGATGTCCAGCATCCAGGCCGGTTGCGAGCGGATCCTGTCCACCCCGCTGCCGTTCGCCTACACCCTGCTGCTGCACCGCTGCGCGTGGATGTTCTGCGTGCTGCTGCCGTTCGGCCTGGCCAGTTCGCTGGGCTGGGCCACCCCGGTGGTGTCGGCGGTGCTGGCCTACGCCTTCTTCGGGCTGGACCAGCTGGGCGAAGAGATGGAAGAGCCGTTCGGGCTGGAGCCCAACGACCTGCCGCTGGACGCGCTGGTGCGCACCATCGAAATCGACCTGCTCGACAGCCTTGGCGTGGACCCGCTGCCCGCGCCGCTGCAACCGCATCGTTACCTGCTGCAGTAA
- the hemB gene encoding porphobilinogen synthase, with amino-acid sequence MAHPDYRPRRMRHDEFSRRLMRENTLTTDDLIYPVFVHEREGRAPVASMPGVERLSIDELLKVAEEALELGIPVIDLFPVIDPAGKSLDAAAAWDENGLAQRAIRALKSRFPELGVMTDVALDPYTTHGQDGIIDDKGYVLNDITVAALVKQSLSHAAAGVDIISPSDMMDGRIGAIRRALDADDHVNVRIMAYSAKYASAFYGPFRDAVGSSASLGKADKKTYQMDPANGDEAMREIALDLEEGADMVMVKPGMPYLDLVRRVKQQFGVPTFAYQVSGEYAMMKAAFANGWLDERACVLESLIGFKRAGADGVLTYFAPQVARWLRER; translated from the coding sequence ATGGCCCACCCCGACTATCGCCCCCGCCGCATGCGCCACGACGAGTTCTCGCGCCGCCTGATGCGCGAGAACACGCTCACTACCGACGACCTGATCTACCCGGTGTTCGTGCATGAGCGGGAAGGCCGCGCGCCGGTGGCATCGATGCCGGGCGTGGAGCGCCTGTCCATCGACGAGCTGCTCAAGGTGGCCGAAGAGGCACTGGAGCTGGGCATCCCGGTGATCGACCTGTTCCCGGTGATCGACCCGGCCGGCAAGTCGCTGGACGCGGCCGCCGCGTGGGATGAAAACGGCCTGGCGCAGCGCGCCATCCGCGCGTTGAAGTCGCGCTTCCCCGAGCTGGGGGTGATGACCGACGTGGCCCTGGACCCGTACACCACCCACGGCCAGGACGGCATCATCGACGACAAGGGCTACGTGCTCAACGACATCACCGTGGCCGCGCTGGTGAAGCAGTCGCTGTCGCACGCCGCCGCCGGCGTGGACATCATTTCGCCGTCGGACATGATGGACGGCCGCATCGGCGCCATCCGCCGCGCGCTGGATGCCGATGACCACGTCAACGTGCGCATCATGGCCTACTCGGCCAAGTACGCCTCGGCCTTCTACGGCCCGTTCCGCGACGCGGTGGGCAGCTCGGCCAGCCTGGGCAAGGCCGACAAGAAGACCTACCAGATGGACCCGGCCAACGGCGACGAGGCCATGCGCGAAATCGCGCTGGACCTGGAAGAGGGCGCGGACATGGTGATGGTCAAGCCGGGCATGCCGTACCTGGACCTGGTGCGCCGGGTGAAGCAGCAGTTCGGCGTGCCGACCTTCGCCTACCAGGTCAGTGGCGAGTACGCGATGATGAAGGCCGCCTTCGCCAACGGCTGGCTCGACGAGCGCGCCTGTGTGCTGGAGTCGCTGATCGGGTTCAAGCGCGCCGGTGCCGATGGCGTGCTGACCTATTTCGCCCCGCAGGTGGCGCGTTGGCTGCGCGAACGCTGA
- a CDS encoding SHOCT domain-containing protein, translated as MQTMGWVQWVTWGTGVVVFAAVIGLVIRGVLRAAKRPPEQPSAAARVAREAQLSPELQAQLAALNQRKDHGDISEAEYERQRAALLASR; from the coding sequence ATGCAGACGATGGGATGGGTCCAATGGGTGACCTGGGGCACCGGAGTGGTGGTGTTCGCGGCGGTGATCGGGCTGGTCATCCGCGGCGTGCTGCGCGCGGCCAAGCGCCCGCCGGAACAGCCGTCCGCCGCCGCCCGGGTGGCGCGTGAGGCGCAGCTGTCGCCCGAACTGCAGGCGCAGCTGGCCGCGTTGAACCAGCGCAAGGATCACGGCGACATCAGCGAAGCGGAGTACGAACGGCAGCGCGCCGCGCTGCTGGCGTCGCGCTGA
- a CDS encoding PD40 domain-containing protein has protein sequence MRTPLSLLALCASLLSTPQAMALSEFGIEGMGVVSTKANEAQATIAPDGQRIVWASDRAGGAGGWDLWQAALRDGRWQDPTPLALNTGSDETDPYFSHDGRWLYFASNRSGGRGGFDLYSVAVRGDGSFGPVMALPVTINTAADERRPALRPDGQALLFARNGTGTRGGFDLYRAAVQDKGFGAVAALPAPLNSAADELGGAWLGNDGALALTRVSGGHAQVWVVGCDYRQPATPLVLSFNTADGQTGAPVVDAAKPGELVLAGMTRAPRAGGLDLYRMKAPVAPGGACR, from the coding sequence ATGCGCACTCCATTGTCACTGCTCGCGCTGTGCGCCAGTTTACTCTCCACGCCGCAGGCGATGGCGCTTTCCGAATTCGGCATCGAGGGCATGGGCGTGGTGTCGACCAAGGCCAACGAGGCCCAGGCCACGATAGCCCCGGACGGCCAGCGCATCGTGTGGGCCTCCGACCGCGCCGGCGGTGCCGGCGGCTGGGACCTGTGGCAGGCGGCACTGCGCGATGGACGCTGGCAGGACCCGACGCCGCTGGCGTTGAACACCGGCAGCGATGAAACCGACCCCTACTTCAGCCACGACGGGCGCTGGCTGTACTTCGCCTCCAACCGCAGCGGCGGGCGCGGCGGGTTCGACCTGTACAGCGTGGCGGTGCGTGGCGACGGCAGCTTCGGGCCGGTGATGGCGCTGCCGGTGACGATCAACACCGCCGCCGACGAGCGCCGCCCGGCCCTGCGCCCGGATGGCCAGGCGCTGCTGTTCGCGCGCAATGGCACCGGCACCCGCGGCGGCTTCGACCTGTATCGGGCTGCCGTGCAGGACAAGGGCTTTGGCGCGGTGGCCGCGCTGCCGGCCCCGCTCAACAGCGCCGCCGACGAACTGGGGGGCGCGTGGCTGGGCAACGACGGCGCACTGGCCCTCACCCGGGTCAGCGGCGGGCACGCGCAGGTGTGGGTGGTGGGCTGCGACTACCGCCAACCGGCCACGCCGCTGGTGCTGTCGTTCAACACGGCCGATGGCCAGACCGGCGCACCGGTGGTGGATGCCGCCAAGCCGGGCGAGCTGGTGCTGGCCGGCATGACCCGCGCACCGCGTGCCGGCGGGCTGGACCTGTACCGGATGAAGGCACCGGTCGCACCGGGCGGTGCGTGCCGCTGA
- the aroE gene encoding shikimate dehydrogenase — protein sequence MTADRYAVFGQPIAHSQSPRIHAAFGRQEGIALDYRAIEASPDAFAAALEAFAAEGGVGANITAPHKEAAFALCTTLTSRARRAGAVNTLLRKGDRWHGDTTDGIGLVRDLTDRHGLDLRGRRTLLIGAGGSARSVAPALLDAGILELVVVNRTPERADALIDAMGEPGRAITRYWEDIRELGDFELIINATSAGRDRANEFTLPLGLVNSMTTAVDLNYGEAAIGFTAWARSAGCRNVVDGLGMLVEQAAESFLQWHAVRPQTDPVYTELRAEHALAGED from the coding sequence ATGACCGCCGATCGTTACGCCGTATTTGGCCAGCCCATCGCCCACTCGCAGTCGCCGCGCATCCACGCCGCGTTCGGCCGCCAGGAGGGCATCGCGCTGGACTACCGCGCCATCGAGGCCAGCCCGGACGCGTTCGCCGCCGCACTGGAGGCCTTCGCGGCCGAAGGCGGCGTGGGCGCCAACATCACCGCCCCGCACAAGGAAGCAGCGTTCGCGCTGTGCACCACGCTGACCTCGCGCGCGCGCCGCGCCGGCGCGGTCAACACCCTGCTGCGCAAGGGCGACCGCTGGCACGGCGACACCACCGATGGCATCGGCCTGGTGCGCGACCTCACCGACCGCCACGGCCTGGACCTGCGCGGCCGCCGCACCCTGCTGATCGGCGCGGGCGGATCGGCGCGCAGCGTCGCCCCGGCGCTGCTGGATGCCGGCATCCTGGAACTGGTGGTGGTCAACCGCACCCCCGAGCGCGCCGATGCGCTGATCGACGCCATGGGCGAACCCGGCCGCGCCATCACCCGCTACTGGGAAGACATCCGCGAGCTGGGCGACTTCGAACTGATCATCAACGCCACCTCGGCCGGGCGCGACCGCGCCAATGAATTCACCCTGCCGCTGGGGCTGGTCAACAGCATGACCACCGCGGTGGACCTCAACTACGGCGAGGCCGCCATCGGCTTCACCGCGTGGGCGCGGTCGGCCGGCTGCCGCAACGTCGTCGACGGGCTGGGCATGCTGGTCGAGCAGGCCGCCGAGAGCTTCCTGCAGTGGCATGCAGTGCGCCCGCAGACCGACCCGGTGTACACCGAGCTGCGCGCCGAGCACGCGTTGGCCGGCGAGGACTGA
- the dinG gene encoding ATP-dependent DNA helicase DinG — MKAAIRDAYAKLQANTPGFSTRRSQSQMIGVVSRALSHSGGVGVVEAPTGVGKSLGYLTAGVPIALATKKKLVISTGTVALQSQLFERDIPNFLKATGIEATVALAKGRTRYLCTRNAAEAHGDGAQEGMFEDEQPLFDRPLAPIEMDLAQKLSKDFLEGRWNGDLDNAPETISNTLRSRITTPASGCAGRKCAYSAQCAVLRSRNTVREAQIVVTNHALLLSALSIGESDNGQPLIAPPSDMLLVLDEGHHIGSVAIDQGAASLALDEMAKRTGRLQVLIAASYRAVDKDKLGNLLPNEAIEAAAKVSKQLKAFRDVIDRSWRPDPAAQEPMWRAPNGRLPDIWMADIEAIADDTRSLFNWAHAALAQVAKGKPEDAARERLQRNLGMALEMIEQQHNLWTAWRREDKEGQPPMARWITLSRDGDLILHGSPVSAAHVLRKLLWDEVDSVVMTSATLTGGGDFQSLAIDNGIPAEAEMVSLASPFDLPNQAQLIVPAFPVTPDDRERHPKEVAKYLVKELDWGKGSIVLFTSRWKMEKVAELMPAAQRKLMLVQGEGAKQKMIDEHLRRTAAGEGSVLFGLNSFGEGLDLPGEACTTVVITQVPFAVPTDPQTSTLSEWFESRGLNAFNLIAIPHALRTLTQFSGRLIRTSTDTGRVIILDSRLLTRRYGKRIIDALPPFKRVIG; from the coding sequence ATGAAGGCCGCCATCCGCGATGCCTACGCCAAGCTGCAGGCCAACACCCCCGGCTTCAGCACCCGGCGGTCGCAGAGCCAGATGATCGGCGTGGTCTCGCGTGCGCTGTCGCACAGCGGCGGCGTCGGCGTGGTCGAAGCCCCCACCGGCGTGGGCAAGTCGCTGGGCTACCTCACCGCCGGGGTGCCGATCGCGCTGGCCACCAAAAAGAAGCTGGTGATCAGCACCGGCACGGTGGCCCTGCAGTCGCAGCTGTTCGAGCGCGACATCCCCAACTTCCTCAAGGCCACCGGCATCGAGGCCACGGTGGCCCTGGCCAAGGGCCGCACGCGCTACCTGTGCACGCGCAATGCCGCCGAAGCACATGGCGATGGCGCCCAGGAGGGCATGTTCGAGGACGAGCAGCCGCTGTTCGACCGGCCGTTGGCGCCGATCGAGATGGACCTGGCGCAGAAGCTGAGCAAGGACTTCCTGGAAGGGCGCTGGAATGGCGACCTCGACAACGCCCCGGAGACCATCAGCAACACGCTGCGCTCGCGCATCACCACCCCGGCGTCCGGCTGCGCCGGGCGCAAGTGCGCCTATTCGGCGCAGTGCGCGGTGCTGCGCTCACGCAACACCGTGCGCGAGGCGCAGATCGTGGTCACCAACCACGCGCTGTTGTTGTCGGCGCTGTCCATCGGTGAGAGCGACAACGGCCAGCCGCTGATCGCGCCGCCCTCGGACATGCTGCTGGTGCTCGACGAAGGCCACCATATCGGCAGCGTGGCCATCGACCAGGGCGCGGCCAGCCTGGCCCTGGACGAGATGGCCAAGCGCACCGGCCGCCTGCAGGTGCTCATCGCCGCGTCCTACCGCGCGGTGGACAAGGACAAGCTGGGCAACCTGCTGCCCAACGAGGCCATCGAGGCCGCGGCCAAGGTCAGCAAGCAGCTCAAGGCGTTCCGTGACGTCATCGACCGCAGCTGGCGCCCGGACCCGGCCGCCCAGGAGCCGATGTGGCGCGCCCCGAACGGGCGCCTGCCGGACATCTGGATGGCCGACATCGAGGCCATCGCCGACGACACCCGCAGCCTGTTCAACTGGGCCCATGCCGCGCTGGCCCAAGTAGCCAAGGGCAAGCCCGAGGACGCCGCGCGCGAACGCCTGCAGCGCAACCTGGGCATGGCGCTGGAGATGATCGAGCAGCAGCACAACCTGTGGACGGCCTGGCGCCGCGAAGACAAGGAAGGCCAACCGCCGATGGCGCGCTGGATCACCCTGTCGCGCGACGGCGACCTGATCCTGCACGGGTCGCCGGTGTCGGCCGCGCACGTGCTGCGCAAGCTGCTGTGGGACGAAGTGGACTCGGTGGTGATGACCTCGGCCACGCTTACCGGCGGCGGCGATTTCCAGTCGCTGGCGATCGACAACGGCATTCCGGCCGAAGCCGAGATGGTGTCGCTGGCCTCGCCCTTCGACCTGCCCAACCAGGCCCAGCTGATCGTGCCCGCGTTCCCGGTCACCCCGGACGACCGCGAGCGCCATCCCAAGGAAGTGGCCAAGTACCTGGTCAAGGAACTGGATTGGGGCAAGGGCAGCATCGTGCTGTTCACCTCGCGCTGGAAGATGGAAAAGGTGGCCGAGCTGATGCCCGCCGCGCAGCGCAAGCTGATGCTGGTGCAGGGCGAGGGCGCCAAGCAGAAGATGATCGACGAACACCTGCGGCGCACCGCTGCCGGCGAGGGCTCGGTGCTGTTCGGGCTGAACTCGTTCGGCGAAGGCCTGGACCTGCCCGGCGAGGCGTGCACCACGGTGGTGATCACCCAGGTACCGTTCGCGGTGCCCACCGACCCGCAGACCTCCACGCTGAGCGAGTGGTTCGAAAGCCGTGGCCTGAACGCCTTCAACCTCATCGCGATCCCGCACGCGCTGCGCACGCTGACCCAGTTTTCCGGCCGCCTGATCCGCACGTCCACCGACACCGGCCGCGTGATCATCCTCGACTCGCGCCTGCTGACCCGCCGCTACGGCAAGCGCATCATCGACGCGTTGCCGCCGTTCAAGCGGGTGATCGGGTAG
- the ilvD gene encoding dihydroxy-acid dehydratase: MPEYRSRTSTAGRNMAGARALWRATGMTDGDFHKPIIAIANSFTQFVPGHVHLKDLGQLVAREIEQVGGVAKEFNTIAVDDGIAMGHDGMLYSLPSREIIADSVEYMVNAHCADALVCISNCDKITPGMLMAALRLNIPVVFVSGGPMEAGKTRLSEHKLDLVDAMVIAADESASDEKVAEYERSACPTCGSCSGMFTANSMNCLTEALGLSLPGNGSTLATHADREQLFRRAGRLIVELCHRWYGGEDANALPRTIASVAAFENAMTLDIAMGGSTNTILHLLAAAQEAEVDFDLHAIDALSRRVPQLCKVAPNTPKYHMEDVHRAGGVYGILGELARGGLLHTDVPTVHSRSLADAIARWDVAVSDDEKVHDFFRAGPAGIPTQVAFSQATRWPTLDVDRADGCIRSVAHAYSAEGGLAVLRGNLAVDGCVVKTAGVDESIHVFEGRARVFESQDAAVAGILADQVVAGDVVVIRYEGPKGGPGMQEMLYPTSYLKSKGLGKQCALLTDGRFSGGTSGLSIGHASPEAAAGGVIGLVQEGDRIRIDIPARRIDLLVDDATLAARRTAQDALGWAPREARPRKVTGALKAYALLATSADKGAVRDLSKL; the protein is encoded by the coding sequence ATGCCTGAATACCGCTCCCGCACCTCCACCGCCGGCCGCAACATGGCCGGCGCCCGCGCCCTGTGGCGCGCCACCGGCATGACCGATGGCGACTTCCACAAGCCGATCATCGCCATCGCCAACTCCTTCACCCAGTTCGTGCCGGGCCACGTGCACCTCAAGGACCTGGGGCAGCTGGTGGCGCGCGAGATCGAGCAGGTGGGCGGCGTGGCCAAGGAGTTCAACACCATCGCGGTGGATGACGGCATCGCCATGGGCCACGACGGCATGCTGTATTCGCTGCCGAGCCGCGAGATCATCGCCGACTCGGTGGAGTACATGGTCAACGCGCACTGCGCCGATGCGCTGGTGTGCATTTCCAACTGCGACAAGATCACCCCCGGCATGCTGATGGCCGCGTTGCGCCTGAACATCCCGGTGGTGTTCGTGTCCGGCGGCCCGATGGAAGCCGGCAAGACCCGCTTGTCCGAGCACAAGCTGGACCTGGTGGACGCGATGGTGATTGCCGCCGACGAAAGCGCCAGCGACGAGAAGGTCGCCGAGTACGAGCGCAGCGCCTGCCCCACCTGCGGGTCGTGTTCGGGCATGTTCACCGCCAACTCGATGAACTGCCTGACCGAAGCACTGGGGCTGTCGCTGCCGGGCAACGGCTCGACGCTGGCCACCCACGCCGACCGCGAGCAGCTGTTCCGTCGTGCCGGGCGCCTGATCGTGGAGCTGTGCCATCGCTGGTACGGCGGCGAAGACGCCAACGCGCTGCCGCGCACCATCGCCAGCGTGGCCGCGTTCGAAAACGCGATGACCCTGGACATCGCCATGGGCGGCTCCACCAACACCATCCTGCACCTGCTGGCGGCCGCGCAGGAGGCGGAGGTCGACTTCGACCTGCATGCCATCGACGCGCTGTCGCGGCGCGTGCCGCAGCTGTGCAAGGTGGCCCCGAACACGCCGAAGTACCACATGGAAGACGTGCACCGCGCCGGCGGCGTGTACGGCATCCTGGGCGAACTGGCGCGTGGTGGGCTGCTGCATACCGACGTGCCCACCGTGCACAGCCGCAGCCTGGCCGACGCGATCGCGCGTTGGGATGTGGCCGTGAGCGACGATGAAAAGGTGCACGACTTCTTCCGTGCGGGTCCGGCAGGCATTCCCACCCAGGTGGCCTTCAGCCAGGCCACGCGCTGGCCCACGCTGGACGTGGACCGCGCCGACGGCTGCATCCGCAGCGTCGCCCATGCCTACTCCGCCGAAGGCGGGCTGGCCGTGCTGCGCGGCAACCTGGCCGTGGACGGGTGCGTGGTCAAGACCGCCGGCGTGGATGAGTCCATCCACGTCTTCGAAGGGCGCGCACGCGTGTTCGAAAGCCAGGACGCGGCGGTGGCCGGCATCCTCGCCGATCAGGTGGTGGCCGGCGACGTGGTGGTGATCCGCTATGAGGGCCCGAAGGGGGGCCCGGGCATGCAGGAAATGCTGTATCCGACCAGCTACCTGAAATCCAAAGGCCTGGGCAAGCAGTGCGCACTGCTCACCGACGGGCGCTTTTCCGGCGGCACCTCCGGGCTGTCGATCGGCCACGCCTCGCCCGAGGCCGCGGCCGGCGGGGTGATCGGGCTGGTGCAGGAAGGCGACCGCATCCGCATCGACATCCCGGCGCGCCGCATCGACCTGCTGGTGGATGACGCCACGCTGGCCGCACGCCGCACCGCGCAGGACGCGCTGGGCTGGGCGCCGCGCGAAGCACGCCCGCGCAAGGTCACCGGCGCGCTGAAGGCCTACGCGCTGCTGGCCACCAGCGCCGACAAGGGCGCGGTGCGCGATTTGTCCAAGCTGTAA
- a CDS encoding DUF1190 domain-containing protein has product MKRSRTTALLLMSAAPLLFTACQKDAGVQTQEGLYTSVEACTEATGDPSSCRTAFAEAKKQSADAAPKYASRAECEAEYNAEQCVEQKTSTGHSFIGPMMMGFFMSQMLGNRGAGLAQAPAASPAYQDKAKGWARPAPGGSGGLNTASGIGAGKAGLAPVNATPNRAVTASRGGFGSTSSGRSSVGG; this is encoded by the coding sequence ATGAAACGTTCCAGGACCACCGCGCTGCTGTTGATGAGCGCCGCACCGCTGCTGTTCACCGCCTGCCAGAAGGACGCCGGCGTCCAGACGCAGGAAGGGCTGTACACCTCGGTGGAGGCCTGTACCGAAGCCACCGGTGACCCGTCCAGCTGCCGCACCGCCTTTGCCGAAGCGAAGAAGCAGTCGGCCGATGCGGCGCCCAAGTACGCCTCGCGTGCCGAATGCGAAGCCGAGTACAACGCCGAGCAGTGCGTGGAACAGAAGACCTCCACCGGCCACTCGTTCATCGGCCCGATGATGATGGGCTTCTTCATGTCGCAGATGCTCGGCAACCGCGGCGCCGGCCTGGCCCAGGCCCCGGCGGCCAGCCCGGCCTACCAGGACAAGGCCAAGGGCTGGGCACGCCCGGCACCGGGTGGCAGCGGCGGCTTGAACACCGCCAGCGGCATCGGCGCCGGCAAGGCCGGCCTGGCCCCGGTCAACGCCACCCCCAACCGCGCCGTGACCGCCAGCCGTGGTGGCTTCGGCAGCACCAGCAGCGGCCGCAGCAGCGTCGGCGGTTGA
- a CDS encoding glutathionylspermidine synthase family protein: MQRVRIAERSQWRARAEESGFRFHTIDGLPYWDETAYYAFTLRQIEQDIEDPSAELHAMAMGLVDEVVGSEQLMDQLAIPPAFRDWIADSWRRGEPHLYGRLDFAYDGTGPAKLYELNYDTPTSLFEASFFQWQWLEDQRNQNRLPPHADQFNAIHEALVDRFAQLSAQLPPPLYFSAVGSSEEDQGTVAYLRDCAAQAGLRGEAIAIEDIGLSEDGRFTAMDDTVIGSLFKLYPLEDLMTESFGQALPGSGVQLLEPAWKAILSNKGVLPLLWQRHRGHPNLLPAEFDDGSALPRGWVRKPLFSREGANVAMHLADGSWQESEGPYTGPAIRQAAHPLTAFDGGYPLVGSWVVGDQACGLGIREDNSRITRDSARFVPHAIIDEAPTRIYV, encoded by the coding sequence ATGCAGCGTGTCCGTATTGCCGAGCGCAGCCAATGGCGCGCCCGGGCCGAGGAATCCGGCTTCCGCTTCCACACCATCGACGGCCTGCCGTATTGGGATGAAACCGCGTACTACGCCTTCACCCTGCGCCAGATCGAGCAGGACATCGAAGACCCCAGCGCCGAGCTGCACGCCATGGCGATGGGGTTGGTGGACGAAGTGGTGGGCAGCGAACAGCTGATGGACCAGCTGGCCATCCCGCCGGCGTTCCGCGACTGGATCGCCGACAGCTGGCGCCGTGGCGAGCCGCACCTGTATGGCCGCCTGGACTTTGCCTACGACGGCACGGGCCCGGCCAAGCTCTACGAACTCAATTACGACACGCCCACGTCGCTGTTCGAGGCGTCGTTCTTCCAGTGGCAGTGGCTGGAAGACCAGCGCAACCAGAACCGCCTGCCGCCGCACGCCGACCAGTTCAACGCGATCCACGAAGCATTGGTGGACCGCTTTGCACAGCTGTCCGCGCAGTTGCCGCCGCCGCTGTACTTCAGCGCGGTGGGCAGCTCGGAGGAAGACCAGGGCACGGTGGCCTACCTGCGCGATTGCGCGGCCCAGGCCGGCCTGCGGGGCGAGGCGATCGCGATCGAGGACATCGGGTTGTCCGAAGACGGTCGCTTCACCGCGATGGATGACACCGTCATTGGCAGCCTGTTCAAGCTGTACCCGCTGGAAGACCTGATGACCGAGTCGTTCGGCCAGGCCTTGCCCGGGTCGGGCGTGCAGCTGCTGGAACCGGCGTGGAAGGCGATTCTGAGCAACAAGGGCGTGCTGCCGTTGTTGTGGCAGCGTCACCGCGGCCATCCCAACCTGCTGCCGGCCGAGTTCGACGATGGCAGTGCGCTGCCGCGTGGCTGGGTACGCAAACCGCTGTTCTCGCGCGAAGGCGCCAACGTGGCCATGCACCTGGCCGATGGCAGCTGGCAGGAGAGCGAAGGCCCGTACACCGGCCCGGCGATCCGCCAGGCCGCGCACCCGCTCACCGCGTTCGACGGCGGTTACCCGCTGGTGGGCAGCTGGGTGGTGGGCGACCAGGCCTGCGGCCTGGGCATCCGCGAAGACAACAGCCGCATCACCCGCGACAGCGCGCGCTTCGTGCCGCACGCGATCATCGACGAAGCCCCCACCCGCATTTACGTGTGA